A stretch of the Streptosporangium sp. NBC_01755 genome encodes the following:
- a CDS encoding enoyl-CoA hydratase-related protein, with protein MNDVLHSIDDAVATIVINRPEAMNSLTSRARAALLEALTAASQERAVRAVLLTGAGRAFCAGQDLSEHAANLEAGRGLNDTVRTQYNPIVRTITEMDKPVVAAVNGVAAGAGAALAFACDLRIASEKARFAMAFSGIALAPDSGASWTLQRLVGAGRAAELLLLGEPLGSARALELGIVSQVVPADELDTAARALAVRLAQGPTGAYAAAKHALRFAASASLAETLELEADLQDACVKTDDHLNATRAFLAKERPVFQGH; from the coding sequence TTGAACGACGTTCTCCACTCCATCGACGACGCCGTCGCCACCATCGTCATCAACCGGCCGGAGGCGATGAACTCACTGACCTCTCGGGCGAGGGCCGCCCTGCTGGAGGCGCTGACCGCGGCGTCGCAGGAGCGCGCGGTGCGGGCGGTACTGCTGACAGGGGCGGGGCGGGCGTTCTGTGCCGGCCAGGACCTGAGCGAGCACGCCGCGAACCTGGAGGCCGGCCGGGGCCTGAACGACACGGTACGTACGCAGTACAACCCGATCGTCCGCACGATCACCGAGATGGACAAACCGGTCGTCGCGGCGGTGAACGGTGTCGCCGCGGGCGCGGGCGCCGCGCTGGCCTTCGCCTGCGACCTGCGAATCGCCTCGGAGAAGGCCAGGTTCGCGATGGCCTTCTCCGGCATCGCCCTGGCCCCGGACTCGGGCGCCTCCTGGACCCTGCAGCGCCTGGTCGGCGCGGGCCGCGCGGCCGAGCTGCTGCTGCTCGGCGAGCCCCTCGGCTCGGCCCGCGCGCTCGAACTCGGGATCGTCTCCCAGGTCGTCCCGGCCGACGAACTGGACACCGCGGCCCGCGCGCTGGCCGTACGGCTGGCGCAGGGCCCCACCGGCGCCTACGCGGCGGCCAAGCACGCCCTGCGGTTCGCCGCGTCCGCCTCCCTGGCCGAGACCCTGGAGCTGGAAGCCGACCTCCAGGACGCCTGCGTCAAGACCGACGACCACCTGAACGCGACCCGCGCCTTCCTCGCCAAGGAGCGCCCTGTCTTCCAGGGCCACTGA
- a CDS encoding DNA-3-methyladenine glycosylase I, translated as MAPVAPVELVRCGWVTSALDYVAYHDEEWGRPVTGDDRVFERITLEAFQSGLSWITILRKRENFRAAFAGFSISAVAAFDERDVDRLLGDAGIVRNRAKIEATIANARAALGIGLSDLVWSHADPGAPVPKIPADLPAQTPGSKVLARELKSRGFRFVGPTTAYALMQAIGLVNDHLADCWTRRA; from the coding sequence GTGGCACCCGTGGCACCCGTGGAGCTCGTGCGCTGCGGGTGGGTGACCTCGGCCCTCGACTACGTCGCCTACCACGACGAGGAGTGGGGTCGCCCGGTCACCGGTGACGACCGGGTGTTCGAGCGGATCACGCTGGAGGCGTTCCAGTCCGGCCTGTCATGGATCACGATCCTGCGTAAGCGGGAGAACTTCCGTGCCGCCTTCGCGGGATTCTCCATCTCGGCCGTGGCCGCCTTCGACGAGCGGGACGTCGACCGCCTGCTCGGAGACGCGGGCATCGTCAGGAACCGGGCCAAGATCGAGGCGACGATCGCCAACGCGAGGGCCGCGCTCGGCATCGGCCTGTCCGACCTCGTCTGGAGTCACGCGGACCCCGGCGCGCCGGTCCCGAAGATCCCGGCGGACCTGCCCGCCCAGACCCCCGGTTCCAAGGTGCTGGCCAGGGAGCTCAAGTCACGCGGCTTCCGTTTCGTCGGCCCGACCACCGCCTACGCGCTGATGCAGGCCATCGGCCTCGTCAACGACCACCTGGCCGACTGCTGGACACGCCGCGCCTGA
- a CDS encoding TIGR00730 family Rossman fold protein, which translates to MFICVFLASSQRIDQKYQELAEEVGAELARRGHDLVSGGAKVSCMGTIARAARAGGARTVGVIPQSLVDIELADEEADELVITGDMRERKGVMDARSDAFLVLPGGIGTLEELFEIWTSRTLGLHDKPLVVLDPWGIYRPLRDLVEGMQEAGFTRPNVFDAISWTATVDEAFRLLEKSTRHLEPSAEELGEATAG; encoded by the coding sequence GTGTTCATCTGTGTATTCCTCGCGTCGAGTCAGAGAATCGACCAGAAGTATCAGGAACTGGCTGAAGAGGTCGGTGCCGAGCTCGCCAGGCGCGGGCACGACCTGGTGAGCGGAGGGGCCAAGGTCTCCTGCATGGGTACGATCGCCCGCGCGGCCCGCGCGGGCGGCGCCCGCACCGTGGGTGTGATCCCCCAGTCGCTGGTGGACATCGAGCTCGCGGACGAGGAGGCCGACGAGCTGGTGATCACCGGCGACATGCGCGAGCGCAAGGGTGTCATGGACGCCCGCTCCGACGCCTTCCTGGTGCTGCCGGGCGGCATCGGGACGCTGGAGGAGCTGTTCGAGATCTGGACGTCCCGCACGCTGGGCCTGCACGACAAGCCCCTGGTGGTTCTCGACCCGTGGGGCATCTACCGGCCGTTGCGGGACCTGGTCGAGGGCATGCAGGAGGCGGGTTTCACCCGGCCGAACGTCTTCGACGCCATCTCCTGGACCGCCACCGTCGACGAGGCGTTCCGGCTGCTGGAGAAGTCGACCAGGCACCTGGAACCGAGCGCCGAGGAACTAGGCGAGGCCACGGCGGGTTAG
- a CDS encoding TIGR00730 family Rossman fold protein → MKKTRPERRQGAAVVRGDLVSDSTYDQRLLDRRGPADWLHMDPWRVMRIQAEFVEGFGQLAELPQAVTVFGSARTPAGTPEYEMGVELGTRLSQAGYAVITGGGPGCMEAANKGAAESGGVSVGLGIELPFEQSMNEYVDLGVEFRYFFVRKTMFVKYSCGFITLPGGFGTLDELFEALTLVQTGKVTSFPVVLMGTEFWGDLIGWIRKTLVGTGKISASDANLIHVTDDVDEAVRIIVEADQNRIGRARDERRRP, encoded by the coding sequence ATGAAGAAAACACGTCCTGAACGCCGCCAGGGAGCCGCGGTGGTCCGCGGTGACCTCGTCTCCGACTCCACCTACGACCAGCGGCTTCTCGACAGGAGAGGTCCGGCCGACTGGCTGCACATGGACCCCTGGCGGGTGATGCGGATCCAGGCCGAGTTCGTGGAGGGCTTCGGCCAGCTCGCCGAGCTGCCCCAGGCCGTGACCGTCTTCGGATCCGCGCGTACCCCCGCGGGCACCCCCGAGTACGAGATGGGGGTCGAGCTGGGCACGAGGCTCTCCCAGGCGGGCTACGCCGTGATCACCGGCGGCGGCCCCGGCTGCATGGAGGCCGCCAACAAGGGGGCGGCGGAGTCCGGCGGCGTCTCGGTCGGCCTGGGCATCGAGCTGCCCTTCGAGCAGAGCATGAACGAGTACGTCGACCTCGGCGTCGAGTTCCGCTACTTCTTCGTCCGCAAGACCATGTTCGTGAAGTACTCCTGCGGTTTCATCACGCTGCCCGGCGGGTTCGGCACCCTGGACGAGTTGTTCGAGGCGCTCACCCTGGTCCAGACGGGGAAGGTCACCTCCTTCCCCGTGGTGCTGATGGGCACCGAGTTCTGGGGCGACCTGATCGGCTGGATCAGGAAGACCCTCGTGGGGACCGGCAAGATCTCCGCGTCGGACGCGAACCTCATCCACGTCACCGACGACGTGGATGAGGCGGTCCGGATCATCGTGGAGGCCGATCAGAACAGGATCGGGCGGGCGAGGGACGAGCGGAGAAGGCCGTGA
- the dapE gene encoding succinyl-diaminopimelate desuccinylase, which translates to MSTRLDLTQDVGELTARIVDVESVSGDEKALANAVEDALRLLPHLTVERDGESIVARTHLGRGERVVIAGHLDTVPVAGNLPSRVEGDLLYGCGTSDMKSGVAVALKLAAALPEPSRDVTYVFYDCEEIEAERNGLLGLSRRHPDWLAGDFAVLMEPTDGTIEGGCQGTLRAQVVTRGKRAHSARSWFGVNAIHAAQPVLAILNAYEARLPVVDGLEYHEGLNAVGIGGGVAGNVIPDECVVTVNYRFAPDLFLEEARAHVSEVFEGYEVRFTDGAAAARPGLTHPVAAAFVDAVGGTPRAKLGWTDVSLFAGLGVPAVNYGPGDPNMAHQQGEFVSLKKIADCERGMLGWLS; encoded by the coding sequence ATGAGTACGCGTCTGGATCTCACACAGGATGTCGGGGAGCTCACCGCCCGGATCGTGGACGTCGAGTCGGTCAGCGGCGATGAGAAGGCACTGGCCAACGCCGTGGAGGATGCCCTCCGGCTCCTCCCGCACCTGACTGTCGAGCGCGACGGCGAGTCGATCGTGGCCCGTACGCATCTGGGCCGCGGCGAGCGGGTGGTGATCGCCGGGCACCTTGACACCGTCCCCGTCGCCGGCAACCTGCCCAGCCGCGTCGAGGGCGACCTGCTCTACGGCTGTGGCACCTCGGACATGAAGTCCGGCGTCGCGGTCGCGCTGAAGCTGGCCGCGGCCCTCCCCGAGCCCAGCAGGGACGTGACCTACGTCTTCTACGACTGCGAGGAGATCGAGGCCGAGCGCAACGGCCTGCTCGGGCTCAGCCGCAGGCATCCCGACTGGCTCGCCGGGGACTTCGCGGTGCTCATGGAGCCCACCGACGGCACGATCGAGGGCGGCTGCCAGGGGACGCTCCGGGCCCAGGTCGTCACCCGGGGCAAGCGGGCGCACAGTGCCAGGTCCTGGTTCGGGGTCAACGCGATCCACGCCGCCCAGCCGGTGCTCGCGATCCTGAACGCCTACGAGGCGAGGCTCCCCGTCGTCGACGGGCTGGAGTACCACGAGGGCCTGAACGCGGTGGGCATCGGCGGTGGCGTCGCGGGCAACGTGATCCCGGACGAGTGCGTGGTGACCGTGAACTACCGCTTCGCCCCCGACCTGTTCCTGGAGGAGGCGCGGGCCCATGTGAGCGAGGTGTTCGAGGGGTACGAGGTCCGCTTCACCGACGGCGCCGCCGCCGCGCGGCCCGGCCTGACCCATCCGGTGGCGGCGGCCTTCGTCGACGCCGTGGGGGGCACGCCGAGGGCCAAGCTCGGCTGGACCGACGTCTCGCTCTTCGCCGGTCTCGGCGTGCCCGCCGTCAACTACGGTCCCGGAGATCCGAATATGGCGCACCAGCAGGGGGAGTTCGTGTCACTGAAGAAGATCGCCGACTGCGAGCGCGGAATGCTCGGCTGGCTGTCCTGA
- a CDS encoding 2,3,4,5-tetrahydropyridine-2,6-dicarboxylate N-succinyltransferase: MTQSDASPLPAAVDELWWRRAELSPADTEARAVVVSAVDMLDGGKARVAEVSPTGEVVVDERARRAVMLAFRVLGMARSQVGDFHHHDRLPLKTSVDGVRVVPGAIARWGAYLARGVVLMPSFVDIGAHLDEGSTVDTWVSIGSCAQIGKNVHLAGGVGVGEAGGQVGEEGAGAPWEPSRAAPAVVEDGALIGRRAVIAEGARVGRGAVVGAGTILSGSTPVVDVRTGEELGRGRVPDWCVAAQGTRWREFPGGTFGLRCVLVLERLEEGHRPGRGELDRMLHGHG, translated from the coding sequence ATGACCCAGAGCGATGCCAGCCCGCTGCCCGCGGCCGTCGACGAGCTGTGGTGGCGCCGGGCCGAGCTGAGCCCCGCCGACACCGAGGCCCGCGCCGTCGTGGTGAGCGCGGTGGACATGCTCGACGGCGGAAAGGCCCGGGTGGCGGAGGTTTCCCCTACCGGCGAGGTGGTTGTGGACGAGCGCGCCCGGCGGGCTGTCATGCTCGCGTTCCGGGTGCTCGGCATGGCCAGGTCCCAGGTGGGTGATTTCCATCACCATGACCGCCTTCCGTTGAAGACCTCCGTCGACGGGGTCCGCGTCGTGCCGGGGGCGATCGCCCGCTGGGGTGCCTACCTGGCACGAGGTGTGGTGCTGATGCCCTCGTTCGTCGACATCGGCGCCCATCTGGACGAGGGCAGCACCGTGGACACCTGGGTCTCGATCGGCTCGTGTGCCCAGATCGGCAAGAACGTCCACCTGGCCGGAGGGGTCGGCGTCGGAGAGGCGGGCGGCCAGGTGGGCGAGGAGGGGGCCGGTGCCCCGTGGGAGCCTTCCAGGGCCGCACCCGCGGTCGTCGAGGACGGCGCGCTGATCGGCCGCCGTGCGGTGATCGCCGAGGGGGCCCGCGTGGGCCGGGGCGCCGTGGTCGGCGCCGGGACGATCCTGTCGGGCTCGACCCCGGTCGTCGATGTGCGGACGGGAGAGGAACTCGGCCGCGGCCGCGTCCCCGACTGGTGTGTGGCGGCGCAGGGCACCCGGTGGCGCGAGTTTCCCGGTGGCACCTTCGGCCTGCGCTGCGTCTTGGTGCTGGAGCGCCTGGAGGAGGGCCACCGGCCCGGCAGGGGCGAGCTCGACCGGATGCTGCACGGACACGGATAG
- a CDS encoding DUF4178 domain-containing protein — MATLVLLFGAFFATTRQDRRADDSEPPGETPPSSVGAAQPPQPAMGRVGIDYPDPRTIKVGDAIECQGVRSRVLGALYLSWQGTQWTEYLLDDGNRRYQWLSIQMRDGLATGEPPHLEVLLWTQVPTEGMIPAKTTLSVEGVDFFPVDRGTAAFRGEGVTSMPERGLLDFADYRAADGRLLSFERLQGQRWRSSHAEPLPPGTIRIEKKGV; from the coding sequence GTGGCAACCCTTGTCCTGTTGTTCGGCGCGTTCTTCGCGACGACGCGTCAGGACAGGAGGGCCGACGACTCCGAGCCTCCCGGCGAGACCCCCCCCTCCTCGGTTGGGGCCGCGCAGCCGCCCCAACCGGCCATGGGCCGTGTCGGCATCGACTATCCCGACCCTCGTACGATCAAGGTCGGCGACGCGATCGAATGCCAGGGGGTGCGCAGCCGGGTTCTCGGCGCCCTGTACCTGTCGTGGCAGGGCACCCAGTGGACCGAGTACCTCCTCGACGACGGCAACCGCCGCTACCAGTGGCTGTCGATCCAGATGCGCGACGGCCTGGCGACCGGTGAACCGCCGCACCTGGAGGTGCTGCTGTGGACGCAGGTGCCCACCGAGGGCATGATCCCCGCCAAGACCACCCTGAGCGTCGAGGGGGTCGACTTCTTCCCCGTCGACCGTGGCACGGCGGCCTTCCGTGGCGAGGGTGTCACCTCGATGCCCGAGCGGGGTCTGCTCGACTTCGCCGACTACCGGGCGGCCGACGGCCGCCTGCTCAGCTTCGAACGCCTGCAGGGCCAGCGCTGGAGATCCTCGCACGCCGAGCCCCTGCCCCCCGGCACGATCAGGATCGAGAAAAAGGGCGTCTGA
- the dapC gene encoding succinyldiaminopimelate transaminase, with product MIGLPDFPWDRLAPLKELAASHPDGIVDLSVGTPVDPVPAVVRQALADASDSPGYPQTHGSERLRSAAAGWLRRRHGVILDQANVLPLIGSKEFVAWLPTLLGIGAGQRVIFPELAYPTYDVGARLSGAEPYAADGLLALGPERVPLLWVNSPSNPTGKVLPAEHLRKVVSWARERGTVVASDECYIELGWEEQPVSILHPDVCGGSHEGLLAVHSLSKRSNLAGYRAGFVAGDPALIKRLLEIRKHAGMLMPAPVQAAMAVALDDDEHAEEQRVRYAARRAALRPALEAAGWKIEHSTAGLYLWASNGTGCWEQVRALAERGILVAPGDFYGTAGEGHIRVAVTAGDERISAAVRRLQ from the coding sequence ATGATCGGTCTGCCGGACTTTCCATGGGACCGGCTCGCGCCGCTGAAGGAACTGGCGGCGTCGCACCCCGACGGGATCGTCGACCTGTCGGTGGGCACTCCCGTCGATCCGGTGCCCGCCGTCGTGCGCCAGGCGCTCGCGGACGCCTCGGACAGCCCCGGATACCCGCAGACGCACGGTTCCGAACGCCTTCGCTCGGCCGCGGCCGGATGGCTGCGACGCAGGCACGGAGTGATCCTCGACCAGGCGAACGTGCTGCCGCTGATCGGTTCCAAGGAGTTCGTGGCCTGGCTGCCGACGCTGCTCGGCATCGGGGCGGGGCAACGAGTGATCTTCCCCGAGCTGGCCTACCCCACCTACGACGTGGGAGCCCGCCTCTCGGGCGCCGAGCCGTACGCCGCCGACGGGCTGCTCGCGCTCGGGCCCGAGCGGGTGCCGCTGCTCTGGGTCAACTCCCCGTCCAACCCGACGGGTAAGGTCCTGCCCGCCGAGCACCTGCGCAAGGTCGTCTCGTGGGCGCGCGAGCGCGGGACGGTCGTGGCCTCCGATGAGTGCTACATCGAGCTGGGCTGGGAGGAGCAGCCGGTCTCGATCCTGCACCCGGACGTCTGCGGTGGCTCGCACGAGGGCCTGCTGGCGGTGCACTCGCTGTCCAAGCGTTCCAACCTGGCCGGCTACCGCGCCGGGTTCGTCGCCGGCGACCCCGCACTGATCAAGCGGCTGCTGGAGATACGCAAGCACGCCGGCATGTTGATGCCCGCGCCGGTCCAGGCGGCGATGGCCGTCGCCCTGGACGACGACGAGCACGCCGAGGAACAGCGGGTCCGCTATGCCGCCCGCCGCGCGGCGCTCCGTCCCGCCCTGGAGGCGGCCGGTTGGAAGATCGAGCACTCCACCGCGGGTCTGTACCTGTGGGCGTCCAACGGGACGGGCTGCTGGGAGCAGGTCCGCGCGCTGGCGGAGAGAGGGATCCTGGTCGCTCCCGGCGACTTCTACGGGACCGCGGGCGAGGGGCACATCAGAGTCGCCGTGACGGCCGGCGACGAACGCATCAGTGCGGCAGTGCGCCGCCTCCAGTAG
- the fdxA gene encoding ferredoxin, with protein MTYVIAQPCVDVLDKACIEECPVDCIYEGGRMLYIHPDECVDCGACEPVCPVEAIFYEDDLPEQWKDFYKANVDFFEDLGSPGGASKVGKIEKDHPVVAALPPQAESH; from the coding sequence GTGACCTACGTCATCGCGCAGCCTTGCGTGGACGTCCTGGACAAGGCGTGCATCGAGGAGTGCCCTGTCGATTGCATCTACGAGGGAGGGCGGATGCTTTACATCCACCCTGACGAATGCGTCGACTGCGGCGCGTGCGAACCCGTCTGCCCGGTGGAGGCCATCTTCTACGAGGACGATCTCCCCGAGCAGTGGAAGGACTTCTACAAGGCGAACGTGGACTTCTTCGAGGACCTGGGGTCGCCTGGCGGCGCCTCCAAGGTCGGCAAGATCGAGAAGGACCACCCGGTCGTCGCGGCTCTGCCCCCGCAGGCCGAGAGCCACTAG
- a CDS encoding putative acetyltransferase, protein MGKRVTTRRRVPEGFRDAVGELEFWRDGVLGVRKRDGTLVEIGEETLAAAKVVQEPRRPRA, encoded by the coding sequence GTGGGCAAAAGAGTCACCACGCGGAGACGGGTTCCCGAGGGATTCCGGGACGCGGTGGGCGAGCTGGAATTCTGGCGGGACGGGGTACTCGGCGTGCGCAAACGGGACGGCACACTGGTCGAGATCGGCGAGGAGACGCTCGCCGCGGCGAAGGTGGTCCAGGAGCCTCGGCGTCCGCGTGCCTGA
- a CDS encoding ABC transporter substrate-binding protein yields MTVRISAAAAVILTATIAGCGAPAPQNVQFPPVNTRAASMKEGFSTMERLVEAAKKEGTLTVIALPRDWVNYGEIIDTFAEEYGIKVDQLEPDANSAREIAAIPALKPDVFDLSVDVAVAKSDLFAPYRVQGWQDIPDHLKDHRGAWYAGYGGYMSIGYDPSKVAAPASFSDLLKPGHSVSLPGDPREVAAAFNGVMAVSLRGGEARAERGVEFFHRLKGAGNLAPNPKAASVIVDWDYHNAERAAGGKDWKVAIPGDAVLGSYYVQAISKQAPHPAAARLWQEFLFSDRGQNLFLKGYARPVRMEALQMRGTLDEELAAKLPATSTKPVILTVSEIDRARAYLQREWARKVR; encoded by the coding sequence GTGACCGTACGTATCAGCGCCGCAGCCGCCGTGATCCTCACGGCCACGATCGCCGGATGTGGCGCCCCGGCTCCCCAGAACGTCCAATTCCCGCCGGTCAACACCCGGGCCGCCTCCATGAAGGAGGGCTTCTCGACGATGGAACGCCTCGTCGAGGCGGCCAAGAAGGAGGGGACCCTCACGGTGATCGCGCTACCGCGCGACTGGGTGAACTACGGCGAGATCATCGACACCTTCGCCGAGGAATACGGGATCAAGGTCGACCAGCTGGAGCCCGACGCGAACAGTGCCAGGGAGATCGCGGCCATCCCCGCTCTCAAACCCGACGTGTTCGACCTGAGCGTGGACGTCGCCGTGGCCAAGTCCGACCTCTTCGCCCCGTACCGGGTTCAGGGCTGGCAGGACATCCCCGACCACCTGAAGGATCACAGGGGCGCCTGGTACGCCGGGTACGGCGGCTACATGTCCATCGGCTACGACCCGAGCAAGGTCGCGGCGCCCGCCTCCTTCTCCGACCTGCTGAAGCCGGGTCACAGCGTCTCGCTACCCGGCGACCCCCGGGAGGTCGCCGCGGCCTTCAACGGGGTGATGGCCGTCTCGCTCAGGGGCGGCGAGGCGAGGGCGGAACGAGGTGTGGAGTTCTTCCATCGACTCAAGGGGGCGGGCAACCTCGCGCCCAACCCCAAGGCGGCCTCGGTCATCGTCGACTGGGACTACCACAACGCCGAACGGGCGGCCGGCGGCAAGGACTGGAAGGTCGCGATTCCCGGCGACGCCGTGCTCGGCTCGTACTACGTCCAGGCCATCAGCAAGCAGGCCCCGCACCCGGCCGCCGCCCGGCTCTGGCAGGAGTTCCTGTTCTCCGACAGGGGCCAGAACCTCTTCCTGAAGGGCTACGCCCGCCCGGTCAGGATGGAGGCCCTCCAGATGCGCGGAACCCTGGACGAGGAGCTCGCGGCCAAGCTCCCCGCCACCAGTACGAAGCCCGTGATCCTCACCGTCTCGGAGATCGACAGGGCCAGGGCCTACCTCCAGCGCGAGTGGGCCAGAAAGGTGAGATGA
- a CDS encoding class I SAM-dependent methyltransferase — protein sequence MTRWNARAYDSSFGYVSAHGAPLVELLDPQPGERIVDLGCGTGTLTAEITSRGARVLGIDGSQAMIEKALAQYPGLDFIVGDGRDFTVAQPYDAVFSNAALHWMGQEPDAVITSVREALAPGGRFVAEMGGAGNCAALTAALSTAWREYGLREPGLPWYFPTPAEYATRLEKGGFTVRLLEYFDRPTPLDECPNGAADWVRMFAGSLLQEVPPEMVDSLLHRVNELAAPALRRESGWMADYVRLRFAAVRR from the coding sequence TTGACGAGGTGGAACGCTCGCGCCTACGACAGCAGCTTTGGGTACGTTTCAGCACATGGCGCCCCCCTGGTCGAACTACTCGACCCGCAGCCGGGGGAACGCATCGTGGATCTCGGCTGCGGCACGGGGACGCTGACCGCCGAGATCACCTCCCGGGGTGCGCGTGTCCTGGGGATCGACGGATCACAGGCGATGATCGAAAAAGCCCTGGCGCAGTATCCGGGGCTGGACTTCATAGTCGGCGACGGCCGCGACTTCACGGTGGCCCAGCCCTACGACGCGGTCTTCTCCAACGCGGCCCTGCACTGGATGGGCCAGGAGCCGGATGCGGTGATCACCAGCGTCCGCGAGGCCCTCGCACCCGGTGGGCGGTTCGTGGCCGAGATGGGCGGGGCGGGCAACTGCGCCGCGCTGACGGCGGCACTGTCCACCGCATGGCGGGAGTACGGGCTCCGTGAGCCCGGCCTGCCGTGGTACTTCCCCACCCCCGCCGAATATGCCACGAGGCTGGAGAAAGGCGGCTTCACAGTCCGCCTGCTGGAATACTTTGATCGGCCGACCCCGCTCGACGAGTGCCCCAACGGGGCGGCCGACTGGGTGCGGATGTTCGCCGGTTCACTGCTCCAGGAAGTGCCGCCGGAGATGGTCGACTCGCTGCTCCACCGGGTGAACGAGCTGGCCGCCCCCGCCCTGCGGCGGGAGAGCGGCTGGATGGCCGACTACGTGCGACTGCGGTTCGCGGCTGTACGCCGCTGA